In the genome of Thiohalobacter sp., one region contains:
- a CDS encoding MFS transporter, giving the protein MVYWRLSAFYFFYFASLGALVPYWSLYLRSLGFDAAAIGELIAILMATKLVAPNIWGWIADHTGRRMAIIRLASLASLVTFLGVFLGQGYLWLALVMAVFSFFWNASLPQFEAVTLTHLGDRAHRYSIVRLWGSIGFIVTVAGIGPLLDRHDPALLPWLIAGLFAAIWLASLGVREEASGGAPADHGPIRQVLARPEVRALLVVCFLMQASHGPYYTFYTLYMEGHGYSRTLIGQLWALGVVAEIGVFLVMHRWLPRFGPRRLLLGSLLLTALRWGLIAGFPEHLVLMLFAQGLHAASFGVYHAVVIHLIHAHFRGRHQGRGQALYSSLSFGAGGAVGSLAAGYLWAGIGPQGTYLAAAGAALLATLVAWQYVQGRVSAPMSGGRD; this is encoded by the coding sequence ATCGTGTACTGGCGCCTGTCAGCCTTCTACTTCTTCTACTTCGCCTCCCTCGGTGCGCTGGTGCCCTACTGGAGCCTGTATCTCAGGTCACTGGGCTTCGATGCGGCGGCCATCGGCGAGCTGATCGCCATCCTCATGGCCACCAAGCTGGTGGCGCCCAACATCTGGGGCTGGATCGCCGATCATACCGGCCGGCGCATGGCCATCATCCGGCTGGCCTCGCTGGCCTCGCTGGTGACCTTCCTGGGCGTGTTCCTGGGGCAGGGCTACCTGTGGCTGGCGCTGGTGATGGCGGTGTTCAGCTTCTTCTGGAACGCCTCGCTGCCCCAGTTCGAGGCCGTCACCCTGACCCATCTCGGTGACCGGGCCCATCGCTACAGCATCGTCCGCCTGTGGGGCTCCATTGGCTTCATCGTTACCGTGGCCGGCATCGGACCGCTGCTCGACCGCCACGATCCCGCGCTGCTGCCCTGGCTGATCGCCGGCCTGTTCGCGGCCATCTGGCTGGCCAGCCTCGGCGTGCGCGAGGAGGCCAGCGGTGGCGCGCCGGCCGACCATGGCCCCATCCGGCAGGTGCTGGCCCGGCCCGAGGTGCGTGCGCTGCTGGTGGTGTGCTTTCTGATGCAGGCCAGCCACGGGCCCTACTACACCTTCTACACCCTCTACATGGAGGGCCATGGCTACAGCCGGACGTTGATCGGACAATTGTGGGCGCTGGGGGTAGTGGCGGAGATCGGCGTGTTCCTGGTGATGCATCGCTGGCTGCCACGCTTCGGTCCGCGCCGGCTGCTGCTGGGCAGCCTGCTGCTGACGGCACTGCGCTGGGGTCTGATTGCCGGTTTTCCCGAGCATCTGGTGCTGATGCTGTTTGCGCAGGGCCTGCACGCGGCCAGTTTCGGCGTCTACCACGCGGTCGTCATTCATCTGATCCATGCCCACTTTCGTGGTCGCCACCAGGGGCGGGGGCAGGCCTTGTATTCCAGCCTGAGCTTCGGCGCCGGCGGGGCCGTTGGCAGCCTGGCGGCGGGGTACCTCTGGGCGGGTATCGGACCTCAGGGCACCTACCTCGCTGCGGCAGGTGCCGCGCTGCTGGCGACCCTGGTGGCCTGGCAATATGTGCAGGGTCGAGTATCGGCGCCCATGTCCGGCGGGCGAGACTGA
- the leuD gene encoding 3-isopropylmalate dehydratase small subunit, whose protein sequence is MDKFETFTGLVAPLDRPNVDTDAIIPKQYLKSVKRTGFGPNLFDDWRYLDPGEPGMDHSKRRPNPDFVLKQPRYQGAEILLARENFGCGSSREHAVWALTDYGIRSVIAPSFADIFYNNSFKNGLLPIVLDEQTVDRLFREVEANEGYRLTIDLEAQTITTPSGEVIPFEVDAFRRYCLLNGLDDIGLTLQHADEIRAYEARRRQEAPWLFENA, encoded by the coding sequence ATGGACAAATTTGAAACCTTCACCGGGCTGGTGGCGCCGCTGGATCGGCCCAATGTTGATACCGATGCCATCATCCCCAAGCAGTACCTCAAGTCGGTCAAGCGCACCGGGTTCGGGCCCAACCTGTTCGACGACTGGCGCTATCTCGATCCCGGCGAGCCGGGCATGGATCACTCGAAACGCCGCCCGAACCCGGACTTCGTGCTCAAACAGCCGCGCTACCAGGGCGCCGAGATCCTGCTGGCGCGGGAGAACTTCGGTTGCGGCTCCTCGCGAGAGCATGCGGTGTGGGCGCTCACCGACTATGGCATCCGCAGCGTCATCGCGCCGAGCTTTGCCGACATCTTCTACAACAACAGCTTCAAGAACGGCCTGCTGCCCATCGTCCTCGACGAGCAGACCGTGGACCGGCTGTTCCGCGAGGTGGAGGCCAACGAGGGCTACCGGCTCACCATCGATCTCGAGGCGCAGACCATTACCACGCCCTCGGGCGAGGTGATCCCCTTCGAGGTGGACGCGTTCCGCCGCTACTGCCTGCTCAATGGCCTGGACGACATCGGCCTGACCCTGCAGCACGCCGACGAGATCCGCGCCTACGAGGCGCGCCGGCGGCAAGAGGCGCCCTGGCTGTTCGAGAATGCTTGA
- a CDS encoding aspartate-semialdehyde dehydrogenase, which yields MSKTYDVAVVGATGAVGETMLEILAERKFPVGEVYAVASSRSAGKKVRFGDRQLVVQDLAEFDFSKVQIGLFSPGASVSKEYAPRAAAAGCVVIDNTSQFRYEDDIPLVVPEVNPEKVAEYSNRGIIANPNCSTIQMLVALKPIHDAAGIERINVCTYQAVSGTGKEAIEELATQSARLLNGQPIETQVYPKQIAFNCLPHIDVFMDNGYTKEEMKMVWETRKIMGDDRIEVNPTCVRVPVFYGHSEAVHIETRDKITADRARELLAQAPGVVVMDVHADGGYPTAVTEAANHDPVYVGRIREDISHPKGLDLWVVADNVRKGAALNSIQIAELLVKDHL from the coding sequence ATGAGCAAGACCTATGACGTGGCGGTAGTGGGCGCGACCGGGGCGGTCGGCGAGACCATGCTGGAGATCCTGGCGGAGCGGAAGTTTCCGGTCGGGGAGGTGTATGCGGTGGCCAGCAGCCGTTCGGCGGGCAAGAAGGTGCGCTTCGGCGATCGCCAGCTGGTGGTGCAGGACCTGGCCGAATTCGACTTTTCGAAGGTGCAGATCGGGCTGTTCTCGCCGGGTGCCTCGGTGTCGAAGGAATATGCGCCCAGGGCCGCGGCGGCGGGCTGCGTGGTGATCGACAACACCTCCCAGTTCCGCTATGAAGACGATATCCCGCTGGTGGTGCCGGAGGTCAATCCGGAGAAGGTGGCCGAGTACAGCAACCGCGGCATCATCGCCAACCCCAACTGTTCGACCATCCAGATGCTGGTGGCCCTGAAGCCGATCCACGATGCCGCGGGCATCGAGCGCATCAACGTCTGTACCTACCAGGCGGTGTCCGGCACCGGCAAGGAGGCCATCGAGGAACTGGCCACCCAGAGTGCCCGGCTGCTCAACGGCCAGCCCATCGAGACCCAGGTGTACCCGAAGCAGATCGCCTTCAACTGCCTGCCGCACATCGATGTGTTCATGGACAACGGCTACACCAAGGAAGAGATGAAGATGGTGTGGGAGACTCGCAAGATCATGGGTGACGACCGCATCGAGGTGAATCCGACCTGTGTCCGGGTGCCGGTCTTCTACGGTCATTCCGAGGCCGTCCATATCGAAACCCGCGACAAGATCACTGCCGACCGGGCCCGCGAACTGCTGGCGCAGGCACCGGGCGTGGTGGTGATGGACGTCCACGCCGACGGGGGTTACCCCACGGCGGTGACCGAAGCTGCGAACCATGACCCGGTTTACGTGGGCCGGATCCGGGAGGATATTTCCCATCCGAAAGGTTTAGATTTGTGGGTGGTCGCCGATAATGTGCGCAAAGGTGCGGCACTGAACAGCATCCAGATCGCGGAACTGTTGGTCAAAGACCATTTGTAG
- the leuC gene encoding 3-isopropylmalate dehydratase large subunit yields MRGKTLYDKLWDEHLVRTEEDGTALLYIDRHLVHEVTSPQAFEGLRLAGRRPWRTDAVLAVPDHNVPTTDRSRGIQDPVSRIQVETLDRNCREFGITEFPMNDVRQGIVHVIGPEEGFTLPGMTVVCGDSHTSTHGAFGALAFGIGTSEVEHVLATQCLIQKKMKNMRVTVRGQVGPGVTAKDIVLAIIGEIGTAGGTGHAIEFAGEAIRALSMEGRMTVCNMAIEAGARAGMIAVDDTTIDYVRGRPWAPKGALWDRAEAHWKTLHSDPDAVFDTEVVIEAADIRPQVTWGTSPEMVVPIDGRIPDPAEEPDAVKAAGMRKALAYMGLEPGTPISEVAVDKVFIGSCTNSRIEDLRAAAAVVKGRKVAEGVKQAMVVPGSGLVKQQAEEEGLHEIFLEAGFEWREPGCSMCLAMNADRLEPGERCASTSNRNFEGRQGQGGRTHLVSPAMAAAAAVAGHFVDVREC; encoded by the coding sequence ATGCGCGGAAAGACCCTCTACGACAAGCTTTGGGACGAGCACCTGGTGCGTACCGAGGAGGACGGCACCGCGCTGCTCTACATCGACCGGCATCTGGTGCACGAGGTCACCTCGCCGCAGGCCTTCGAGGGGCTGCGCCTGGCCGGGCGCAGGCCCTGGCGCACCGATGCGGTGCTGGCGGTGCCGGACCACAACGTGCCCACCACCGACCGCAGCCGGGGGATCCAGGACCCGGTATCGCGCATCCAGGTGGAGACGCTGGACCGCAACTGCCGGGAATTCGGCATCACCGAGTTCCCGATGAACGACGTCCGTCAGGGCATCGTGCACGTCATCGGCCCGGAAGAGGGCTTCACCCTGCCGGGGATGACGGTGGTCTGCGGCGACTCGCACACCTCCACCCATGGTGCCTTCGGCGCACTGGCCTTCGGCATCGGTACCTCCGAGGTGGAGCACGTGCTGGCCACCCAGTGTCTCATCCAGAAGAAGATGAAGAACATGCGCGTCACTGTGCGCGGCCAGGTCGGCCCGGGGGTGACGGCCAAGGACATCGTACTCGCCATCATCGGCGAGATCGGCACCGCGGGCGGCACCGGACATGCCATCGAGTTCGCCGGCGAGGCCATCCGGGCGCTGTCCATGGAGGGGCGCATGACGGTGTGCAACATGGCCATCGAGGCCGGCGCCCGTGCCGGCATGATCGCGGTGGACGACACCACCATCGACTATGTGCGCGGCCGGCCCTGGGCGCCGAAGGGCGCGCTGTGGGACCGGGCCGAGGCGCACTGGAAGACCCTGCATTCGGATCCGGACGCCGTGTTCGATACCGAGGTGGTGATCGAGGCCGCCGACATCCGCCCGCAGGTGACCTGGGGCACCTCGCCCGAGATGGTGGTGCCCATCGACGGGCGCATCCCGGATCCCGCCGAGGAGCCCGATGCGGTGAAGGCGGCCGGCATGCGCAAGGCCCTGGCGTACATGGGGCTCGAGCCGGGCACGCCCATCAGCGAGGTGGCGGTGGACAAGGTGTTCATCGGCTCCTGCACCAACTCGCGCATCGAGGATCTGCGCGCCGCCGCGGCGGTGGTCAAGGGGCGCAAGGTGGCCGAGGGCGTGAAACAGGCCATGGTGGTGCCGGGCTCCGGTCTGGTGAAGCAGCAGGCCGAGGAGGAGGGCCTGCACGAGATCTTCCTCGAGGCCGGTTTCGAGTGGCGCGAGCCGGGCTGTTCAATGTGCCTGGCCATGAACGCGGATCGCCTGGAACCCGGCGAGCGCTGTGCCAGCACCTCGAACCGCAACTTCGAGGGGCGCCAGGGGCAGGGCGGGCGTACCCATCTGGTCAGTCCGGCCATGGCCGCCGCTGCGGCCGTTGCGGGTCATTTCGTGGACGTGCGGGAGTGTTGA
- a CDS encoding FimV/HubP family polar landmark protein, whose product MVRKSALVTAMLGAFASQSFALGLGDIRLNSALNQPLDAEVELLSPTPKELNELRVTLAPPEAYRKAGLERVHFHTRMRFSVEKRPDGSAVVRITTRDPVREPFLDFLLEASWSAGQVIREYTVLVDPPVLMPAPAPATQAATTTAPAPRTEPRRAAAPQPAVRAPRMTARAGEYGPTRRNDTLWQIAEQVRPDGGVTMEQTMLALLEANPEAFSHGNINYLKAGYVLRIPSREEMTAISQAEARREVSRQNRLWREGRASATQAARSGTIERKPAATGGGAAAVAPEAPADAQLKLVAPDKAASASAGAGTGGEAALDDMRSELAVAVEAVQAQQQQNQELSDRLAQLEAQIAQLHRLIQLKDQELARLQGGVAGQAPVPAGETPAGTAPAEAVPETAAESPAVAPEPETPATAARAPEAQPGSVPPSMEEEIVEETSAQVADEGLVAKFMNNPLWQAGAALVVVLIGLFAWLGGRRRRMEGTDFQESILAGGEAPRTPAPATPAPATAAAAGAAAVAGAAEQAGAPAETTADQGKQETPSDSTLFTDFSVSDMGAIQNEAEADPIAEADVYLAYGRFQQAEELIKSAIEAEPERIELRGKLLEIYHAARNVPAFDAEAEALAARLAGAEDPVWDHVMEMGRELNPGNPLYGGEGAEAAATPEAPEAEPEASAEATDALEMLEGLEVPGGAGEEAAPAEEEDNSLEFSLEGLESFGGESESPESEAAAPADEGLDFQMDESPTEDLVSSATEEIEEALGGEGSLATSDEVATKLDLARAYVEMGDPEGARSILSEVLDEGNEDQRKEAQALLDQLG is encoded by the coding sequence ATGGTTAGGAAATCGGCCCTGGTCACGGCCATGCTCGGAGCCTTCGCCAGCCAGTCGTTCGCGCTCGGACTCGGCGACATCAGACTCAATTCCGCCCTCAACCAGCCTCTCGACGCCGAAGTCGAGCTGCTGTCACCCACCCCCAAGGAACTCAACGAGCTGCGCGTGACCCTGGCGCCGCCCGAGGCCTACCGGAAGGCGGGGCTGGAGCGGGTGCACTTCCATACCCGCATGCGGTTCAGCGTCGAGAAGCGCCCCGACGGCAGCGCGGTGGTCCGGATCACCACCCGCGATCCGGTGCGCGAGCCCTTCCTGGATTTCCTGCTCGAGGCGAGCTGGAGCGCGGGCCAGGTGATCCGCGAATACACGGTGCTCGTCGACCCCCCGGTCCTGATGCCTGCGCCGGCGCCGGCGACGCAGGCCGCGACCACGACTGCGCCGGCGCCCCGGACTGAACCGCGTCGGGCTGCGGCACCGCAGCCGGCCGTGCGCGCGCCGCGCATGACCGCCCGTGCCGGGGAATATGGCCCCACCCGGCGCAACGATACCCTGTGGCAGATCGCCGAACAGGTACGCCCCGACGGCGGGGTGACCATGGAACAGACCATGCTCGCGCTGCTGGAGGCCAATCCCGAGGCCTTCAGTCACGGCAACATCAACTACCTGAAGGCGGGCTACGTGCTGCGTATCCCCTCCCGCGAGGAGATGACCGCGATCAGCCAGGCCGAGGCCCGGCGCGAAGTCAGCCGCCAGAACCGCCTGTGGCGGGAAGGGCGGGCGTCGGCGACGCAGGCGGCCCGCAGCGGCACCATCGAGCGCAAGCCCGCAGCGACTGGCGGCGGCGCCGCGGCAGTGGCACCGGAGGCCCCGGCGGACGCCCAGCTCAAGCTGGTCGCACCGGACAAGGCCGCTTCGGCTTCCGCCGGTGCCGGTACCGGCGGCGAGGCCGCGCTGGACGATATGCGCAGCGAACTGGCGGTTGCCGTCGAGGCGGTCCAGGCCCAGCAGCAGCAGAACCAGGAACTCAGTGATCGCCTGGCCCAGCTCGAGGCCCAGATCGCCCAGCTGCACCGTCTGATCCAGCTCAAGGACCAGGAGCTGGCCCGGTTGCAGGGCGGCGTGGCCGGACAGGCCCCTGTCCCGGCCGGGGAGACGCCTGCCGGGACTGCGCCGGCTGAAGCGGTGCCGGAAACGGCAGCCGAGTCCCCGGCAGTTGCCCCCGAACCGGAGACGCCGGCGACAGCCGCGCGAGCCCCGGAGGCCCAGCCCGGGTCCGTGCCGCCGTCGATGGAAGAAGAGATCGTCGAGGAGACCTCGGCACAGGTTGCGGACGAGGGCCTGGTGGCGAAGTTCATGAACAACCCGTTGTGGCAGGCGGGTGCCGCCCTGGTGGTAGTACTGATAGGCCTGTTCGCCTGGCTCGGCGGTCGCCGCCGGCGCATGGAAGGCACCGACTTCCAGGAAAGCATCCTGGCGGGTGGCGAGGCGCCCCGGACACCGGCGCCGGCCACGCCGGCCCCGGCCACTGCAGCCGCAGCCGGGGCCGCGGCGGTTGCCGGTGCAGCGGAGCAGGCGGGTGCCCCGGCCGAGACGACGGCTGATCAGGGCAAGCAGGAGACGCCCTCGGATTCCACCCTGTTCACCGACTTCTCGGTCAGCGACATGGGGGCCATCCAGAACGAGGCCGAGGCCGATCCCATCGCCGAAGCCGATGTCTACCTGGCCTACGGTCGCTTCCAGCAGGCCGAGGAGCTGATCAAGAGTGCCATCGAGGCCGAACCGGAGCGGATCGAACTGCGTGGCAAGCTGCTCGAGATCTACCATGCCGCCCGCAACGTTCCCGCCTTCGACGCCGAGGCCGAGGCCCTGGCCGCGCGTCTGGCCGGTGCCGAGGATCCGGTCTGGGATCACGTGATGGAGATGGGTCGCGAACTGAATCCCGGCAATCCGCTGTACGGCGGCGAGGGCGCCGAGGCAGCGGCCACGCCGGAGGCCCCTGAAGCCGAGCCCGAGGCATCCGCAGAGGCGACCGACGCGCTGGAGATGCTCGAGGGTCTGGAGGTTCCGGGCGGTGCGGGCGAAGAAGCGGCGCCGGCGGAGGAAGAAGACAACAGCCTGGAGTTCTCGCTGGAGGGGCTGGAGTCCTTTGGCGGAGAGAGCGAATCGCCCGAATCCGAGGCCGCCGCCCCGGCTGACGAGGGGCTCGATTTCCAGATGGACGAAAGCCCGACCGAGGATCTGGTCAGCAGCGCCACCGAGGAGATCGAGGAGGCGCTCGGTGGCGAGGGTTCGCTGGCCACGTCCGACGAGGTCGCTACCAAGCTGGATCTTGCCCGCGCCTATGTGGAAATGGGTGACCCGGAAGGTGCCCGCAGTATCCTCTCCGAGGTTCTGGACGAGGGCAACGAGGACCAGCGCAAGGAGGCCCAGGCGCTGCTCGACCAGCTCGGCTGA
- a CDS encoding LysR family transcriptional regulator, protein MDIRNLQAFVRVAESGSFSLAAERLHLTQPAVSKRIAALESGLAHRLFDRMGRRLRLTEAGETLLPRARRILAEFEDARRRLEDLSGEVGGHLRLGTSHHIGLHRLPPLLRDFTRRYPEAQLDLEFLDSEAACEAVAQGRLDLGVVTLPTRPPDNLRVIPVWPDPLAFVVAPDHPLAVHRRVSPSRLAEHRAILPGPETYTGQIIARAFQARGVQLDAGPSIHYLETIKMLVAVGLGWSLLPRSLLDEQLIEVQVQGLGKLSRTLGLVRHRERTLSNAAQAFVDLLTPD, encoded by the coding sequence ATGGACATCCGCAACCTCCAGGCCTTCGTCCGGGTCGCTGAAAGCGGCTCCTTCTCGCTGGCCGCCGAGCGGCTTCACCTGACCCAGCCCGCGGTGAGCAAGCGCATCGCGGCCCTGGAATCCGGCCTGGCGCACCGTCTGTTCGACCGCATGGGCCGCCGTTTGCGCCTGACGGAGGCCGGCGAAACCCTGCTGCCGCGCGCACGCCGCATCCTTGCCGAATTCGAGGATGCGCGCCGGCGGCTGGAAGACCTGTCCGGCGAGGTCGGCGGCCATCTGCGCCTGGGCACCAGCCACCACATCGGCCTGCACCGGCTGCCGCCGCTGCTTCGCGACTTCACCCGGCGCTATCCCGAGGCACAGCTCGACCTGGAGTTCCTCGACTCGGAAGCAGCCTGCGAGGCCGTCGCCCAGGGCCGGCTGGACCTGGGCGTGGTCACCCTGCCCACCCGCCCGCCTGACAATCTGCGCGTGATCCCGGTCTGGCCCGATCCGCTGGCCTTCGTGGTCGCCCCCGACCATCCCCTGGCCGTTCACCGGCGGGTCAGCCCATCCCGGCTCGCCGAACACCGCGCGATCCTTCCCGGCCCGGAAACCTATACCGGCCAGATCATCGCCCGCGCCTTTCAGGCCAGAGGCGTGCAGCTCGACGCCGGCCCCTCGATCCACTATCTGGAGACGATCAAGATGCTGGTCGCGGTGGGCCTCGGGTGGAGCCTGTTGCCGCGCAGCCTGCTGGATGAACAGTTGATCGAAGTGCAGGTACAGGGGCTCGGGAAGCTCTCGCGCACCCTGGGGCTGGTGCGGCACCGGGAACGCACCCTCTCCAATGCCGCGCAGGCCTTCGTCGACCTGTTGACCCCCGACTGA
- the leuB gene encoding 3-isopropylmalate dehydrogenase, protein MMKKILVLPGDGIGPEIVAEAMKVLRHLTETAGLGVELSEGLVGGAAYDETGSPLPEATLEAAKAADGILLGAVGGPKWEPLDIAVRPEKGLLGLRAGLGLFANLRPAILYPQLAEASSLRPEVVAGLDIMIVRELTGGIYFGRPRGVRTLDNGEREGFNTLVYSESEIRRIGRVAFDIAGKRGGRVCSVDKANVLECTELWREVMTGLAGEYPDIELSHMYVDNAAMQLVRAPKQFDVIVTTNMFGDILSDEAAMLTGSIGMLPSASLNEQGQGMYEPIHGSAPDIAGKGIANPLATILSVAMMLRYSLDQPALADRIEAAVGAVLDQGLRTPDIMQPGMREVGTAEMGDAVVAALRN, encoded by the coding sequence ATGATGAAGAAGATACTGGTACTGCCGGGTGACGGCATCGGGCCCGAGATCGTGGCCGAGGCGATGAAGGTGTTGCGCCACTTGACGGAGACGGCCGGCCTGGGGGTCGAGCTGAGCGAGGGCCTGGTGGGCGGCGCGGCCTATGACGAAACGGGTTCGCCGCTGCCGGAGGCCACGCTGGAGGCGGCGAAGGCCGCCGATGGCATCCTGCTGGGCGCCGTCGGTGGGCCGAAGTGGGAGCCGCTGGACATTGCGGTGCGTCCCGAGAAGGGCCTGCTCGGCCTGCGTGCGGGGCTGGGGCTGTTTGCCAACCTGCGCCCGGCCATCCTCTATCCCCAGCTCGCCGAGGCCTCCAGCCTCAGGCCCGAGGTGGTCGCCGGGCTGGACATCATGATCGTGCGCGAGTTGACCGGCGGCATCTATTTCGGCCGGCCGCGGGGGGTCCGCACGCTCGACAACGGTGAGCGCGAGGGGTTCAATACCCTGGTCTATTCGGAGTCGGAGATCCGCCGCATCGGCCGCGTCGCCTTCGACATCGCCGGCAAGCGTGGCGGGCGGGTGTGCTCGGTGGACAAGGCCAACGTGCTCGAATGCACCGAGCTGTGGCGCGAGGTCATGACCGGGCTGGCCGGCGAATACCCGGACATCGAGCTTTCGCACATGTACGTGGACAATGCCGCCATGCAACTGGTCCGGGCGCCCAAGCAGTTCGACGTCATCGTGACCACCAACATGTTCGGCGATATCCTCTCGGACGAGGCGGCCATGCTTACCGGCTCCATCGGCATGTTGCCGTCGGCCTCGCTCAACGAGCAGGGGCAGGGCATGTACGAACCCATCCACGGCTCCGCGCCGGACATCGCCGGCAAGGGTATCGCCAACCCGCTGGCGACCATCCTGTCCGTGGCCATGATGCTGCGCTACAGTCTCGACCAGCCGGCGCTGGCCGATCGCATCGAGGCCGCCGTCGGCGCCGTGCTCGACCAGGGCCTGCGCACGCCCGACATCATGCAGCCCGGCATGCGCGAAGTGGGCACGGCTGAAATGGGCGATGCCGTGGTCGCTGCGCTGCGGAATTGA
- the aroC gene encoding chorismate synthase yields the protein MSGNSFGKLFVVTSFGESHGPALGCVVDGCPPGLELSEADLQHDLDRRKPGKSRHTTQRREADQVQILSGVFEGRTTGTPIGLIIHNTDQRSKDYSDIMDRFRPGHADYTYQQKYGFRDYRGGGRSSARETAMRVAAGAIAKKYLRERLGIGIRGYLSRLGPLRPNDFDWSAVETNPFFWPDADQVPELEDFMDRLRKSGDSIGAQVTVVATGVPPGLGEPIFDRLDADIAHALMSINAVKGVEIGAGFASVEQRGTEHRDEITPEGFVSNHAGGVLGGISSGQDIVARIALKPTSSLRLPGRSVNLAGEPVEVVTKGRHDPCVGIRATPIAEAMLAIVLMDHWLRHRAQNADVASGTPVIPACPD from the coding sequence ATGTCCGGAAACAGTTTTGGAAAACTCTTTGTTGTCACCAGCTTTGGCGAGAGCCACGGGCCCGCGCTGGGCTGCGTGGTGGATGGCTGCCCGCCCGGCCTGGAGCTGAGCGAGGCCGACCTGCAGCACGACCTCGACCGGCGCAAGCCCGGCAAGAGCCGGCACACGACCCAACGCCGCGAGGCCGACCAGGTGCAGATCCTCTCCGGGGTGTTCGAGGGCCGCACCACCGGCACCCCCATCGGGCTGATCATTCACAATACGGATCAGCGCTCGAAGGACTATTCGGACATCATGGACCGGTTTCGCCCGGGCCATGCCGACTATACCTACCAGCAGAAGTACGGCTTCCGCGACTATCGTGGCGGCGGGCGCTCCTCCGCCCGCGAGACGGCCATGCGCGTGGCCGCCGGGGCCATCGCCAAGAAGTACCTGCGCGAGCGCCTCGGCATCGGGATCCGTGGTTACCTGTCCCGGCTCGGGCCGCTACGGCCCAATGACTTCGACTGGTCGGCGGTGGAAACCAATCCCTTCTTCTGGCCCGATGCCGACCAGGTGCCGGAACTGGAGGACTTCATGGACCGGCTGCGCAAGTCGGGCGATTCCATCGGGGCCCAGGTGACGGTGGTGGCGACCGGCGTGCCGCCGGGACTGGGCGAGCCCATCTTCGACCGCCTCGACGCCGACATCGCCCATGCGCTGATGAGCATCAACGCAGTAAAGGGGGTCGAGATCGGTGCCGGCTTCGCCAGCGTGGAACAGCGCGGCACCGAGCACCGCGACGAGATCACCCCGGAGGGTTTTGTCAGCAACCACGCCGGTGGTGTGCTGGGCGGCATCTCCTCGGGGCAGGACATCGTCGCCCGCATCGCGCTCAAGCCGACCTCCAGCCTGCGGCTGCCGGGCCGATCGGTGAATCTTGCCGGCGAACCGGTCGAGGTCGTCACCAAGGGTCGGCACGATCCCTGCGTGGGCATCCGCGCCACGCCCATCGCCGAGGCCATGCTGGCCATCGTGCTGATGGATCACTGGCTGCGGCACCGGGCACAGAACGCGGATGTGGCCTCCGGCACGCCTGTCATTCCCGCCTGTCCCGATTGA
- the truA gene encoding tRNA pseudouridine(38-40) synthase TruA, with protein MTRIALGIEYDGSAFNGWQSQPHAPSVQDAVEAALSRVADHRVRVVCAGRTDTGVHATAQVVHFDTHAVRERHAWVLGGNANLPDTVSILWAREVADDFHARFSARTRSYRYVILRRAARPALLARRVSWVHKALDVAPMQAAARHLLGEHDFSAFRALACQAKHPVRTIHRLELSEAGPFIHLDIEANAFLHHMVRNIAGTLMAVGSGERSPDWVAEVLAARDRALAGITAPPDGLYLVGVRYPQAFGLPGSGWLPAFQA; from the coding sequence ATGACCCGCATCGCACTCGGCATCGAATACGACGGCAGCGCCTTCAACGGCTGGCAGAGCCAGCCGCATGCGCCCAGCGTCCAGGACGCGGTGGAGGCGGCGCTGTCCAGGGTGGCCGACCATCGCGTGCGGGTGGTCTGCGCTGGGCGCACCGACACCGGCGTGCATGCCACCGCCCAGGTGGTGCACTTCGATACCCATGCCGTGCGCGAGCGGCATGCCTGGGTGCTGGGGGGCAATGCCAACCTGCCGGACACCGTCAGTATCCTCTGGGCGCGCGAGGTCGCGGACGACTTCCACGCCCGGTTCTCGGCCCGGACCCGCAGCTATCGCTATGTCATCCTGCGCCGCGCCGCGCGGCCGGCGCTGCTGGCGCGGCGGGTGAGCTGGGTTCACAAGGCGCTCGATGTCGCGCCCATGCAGGCTGCCGCCCGCCATCTGCTGGGCGAGCACGACTTCAGCGCCTTCCGGGCACTGGCCTGCCAGGCGAAGCATCCGGTGCGCACCATCCACCGGCTGGAGCTGAGCGAGGCCGGTCCCTTCATCCATCTCGATATCGAGGCCAATGCCTTCCTGCACCACATGGTGCGCAACATCGCGGGCACCCTGATGGCGGTCGGCAGTGGCGAGCGCTCGCCGGACTGGGTCGCCGAGGTGCTGGCCGCGCGGGATCGGGCCCTGGCCGGGATTACCGCGCCCCCCGATGGCCTGTATCTCGTCGGCGTGCGCTATCCGCAGGCCTTCGGCCTGCCCGGGAGCGGGTGGTTGCCGGCGTTTCAGGCCTGA